Proteins encoded by one window of Nicotiana tabacum cultivar K326 chromosome 10, ASM71507v2, whole genome shotgun sequence:
- the LOC107767765 gene encoding fimbrin-5-like translates to MSGFVGVVVSDQWLQSQFTQVELRGLHSKYVSARNESGKVTLGDLPHVMCKLKAFKDILTEDDISHILSESSSDMAEEIDFESFLRAYLDLQGRATAKLGNTKLKTSSSFLKARTTTIRHNISESEKTSYVAHINSFLRDDKFLKDYLPIDPSTNALFDLAKDGVLLCKLINVAVPGTIDERAINTKKVLNPWERNENHTLCLNSAKAIGCTVVNIGTQDLVEARPHLVVGLISQIIKIQLLADLNLKKTPQLVELVEDSKDVEELLGLPPEKVLLKWMNFHLKKAGYKKQVNNFSSDLKDGEAYAHLLNVLAPEHGTTTTLDAKDPTERANLILEQAEKMDCKRYVTPQDIVEGSTNLNLAFVAQIFQHRNGLSVDTKKISFAEMMEDDAQTSREERCFRLWMNSLGIDTYINNLFEDVRAGWVLLEVLDKISPGSVNWKQATKPPIKMPFRKVENCNQVIRIGKELNFSLVNVAGNDIVQGNKKLILAFLWQLMRFTMLQLLKNLRFHAQGKEITDADILNWANSKVKSAGRKSQMDSFKDKSLSNGMFFLELLSAVEPRVVNWSVVTKGETDEDKKLNATYIISVARKLGCSIFLLPEDIIEVNQKMILTLTASIMFWSLQHKGGTPETILEEDSAASDESPAAATDGENASS, encoded by the exons atgtctggttttgttggtgttgttgtttcTGATCAATGGCTTCAGAGCCAATTCACCCAAGTCGAACTTCGTGGCCTCCATTCCAAA TATGTTTCTGCGAGGAACGAATCTGGAAAGGTTACACTGGGAGATCTGCCGCACGTTATGTGCAAACTAAAGGCCTTTAAAGATATTCTCACTGAAGATGACATTAGCCACATATTAAGCGAGTCATCTTCTGATATGGCTGAAGAAATCGATTTTGAATCCTTTCTTCGG GCATATCTAGATTTACAAGGACGAGCTACTGCTAAACTGGGGAACACGAAATTAAAAACCTCGTCCTCTTTCCTCAAGGCCAGAACAACCACAATTCGTCACAACATTAGTGAATCTGAAAAGACTTCATATGTTGCCCACATCAATAGCTTTCTCAGAGATGACAAGTTTTTGAAGGATTATCTTCCTATTGATCCATCTACTAATGCGCTCTTTGATCTGGCAAAAGACGGTGTTCTTCTATG TAAGCTTATCAATGTTGCCGTCCCTGGTACTATAGATGAGCGCGCTATTAATACCAAAAAGGTTCTTAATCCATGGGAAAGGAATGAGAACCACACTCTTTGCCTCAATTCTGCAAAGGCAATCGGCTGCACAGTGGTCAATATTGGCACGCAGGATTTAGTTGAAGCAAGA CCTCATCTGGTTGTTGGGCTGATTTCTCAAATTATCAAG ATACAACTATTAGCTGATCTCAATTTGAAGAAAACTCCGCAACTTGTGGAATTGGTGGAGGACAGCAAG GATGTGGAGGAGCTGTTGGGTTTACCTCCggaaaaggttttactgaaatgGATGAACTTCCATCTAAAGAAGGCAGGATATAAGAAGCAGGTCAATAATTTTTCATCTGATTTAAAG GACGGAGAGGCTTatgctcatttgcttaatgtactTGCACCTGAACATGGTACAACCACCACACTAGATGCTAAAGATCCAACTGAAAGAGCAAATTTGATTCTTGAGCAAGCAGAGAAAATGGATTGCAAAAGATATGTTACTCCACAAGACATTGTTGAGGGTTCCACAAACTTAAATCTTGCATTTGTTGCACAAATATTCCAACACAG GAATGGATTGTCAGTGGACACGAAGAAAATATCTTTTGCTGAGATGATGGAAGATGATGCTCAAACATCTCGAGAAGAAAGATGCTTCCGGTTGTGGATGAACAGCCTTGGAATTGATACTTACATAAACAATCTATTTGAGGATGTGCGAGCAGG GTGGGTGCTATTGGAGGTACTCGACAAAATTTCTCCAGGATCAGTCAACTGGAAGCAAGCAACAAAACCCCCTATTAAGATGCCTTTTAGGAAAGTTGAGAATTGCAACCAAGTCATAAGGATTGGAAAAGAACTGAATTTCTCCCTTGTCAATGTAGCTGGAAATGATATTGTACAAGGAAACAAGAAGCTCATATTAG CCTTTTTGTGGCAGCTAATGAGGTTTACAATGCTGCAACTATTGAAGAACTTGAGGTTTCATGCCCAAGGAAAGGAGATAACAGATGCTGACATCTTAAATTGGGCTAATAGTAAAGTGAAGAGTGCAGGCAGAAAATCCCAAATGGATAGCTTCAAG GACAAAAGCCTATCAAATGGGATGTTCTTCCTAGAACTTCTTAGCGCAGTGGAGCCCAGAGTCGTGAATTGGAGCGTTGTAACCAAGGGGGAAACTG ATGAAGATAAGAAGCTTAATGCAACTTATATAATCAGTGTTGCGCGGAAACTTGGATGCTCCATCTTTTTGTTGCCAGAGGATATAATTGAG GTAAACCAGAAGATGATCCTTACTCTAACAGCAAGCATAATGTTTTGGAGCTTGCAACACAAAGGTGGAACGCCAGAGACCATCCTTGAAGAAGACAGTGCTGCTTCCGATGAATCTCCAGCAGCAGCCACTGATGGTGAGAATGCTTCTTCCTAA
- the LOC107767764 gene encoding BTB/POZ domain-containing protein At2g04740 — translation MSSHAFTTMSDLDNIDLDPEDFKSCLPLKKVPYGDVFEASRAGDVGRLKYLLESGVNVNARDQWDSVALYYACLAGHLDAARMLLESGAICSEHTFDGDRCHYAALNLKVRKLLKAFEARPPPLGPLQAALRDTFLACWANRNYLEQSEGQVPISGNSENGGSSPSHFPPDVVFYAHGRPIEAHRVILTARSPFFKKKFQTEWKDRKEIRFSREKLSYHALYSLIHFFYSDRLDIAVDDMEDLVRICKVCKCHSLQKVLEKELIHQKYAEYKALRDVDNSQKRFILQGISLPEEDRLPNALHKSLQISLVNSNREQNLSLDVDGLVCLVSSMQISEYEDDLADVCVRVDKKIFRCHQVVLASRSEYFKARLSRMKDFLEGRDRLPDNALPCIEEHDLTVGAFEKMIEYMYTDGLKDIDPDQAEEMFDAASRYLLFPLKRVVADALLPHLEMVPPVELCHWLVLSDMYGVFKIREYCLDAMACNFETFADTQEFRAMLLTLPPPSGDSSLRTTAPSAPGAEMNTAEGNLLDDLREKWLEAEAAELDERDESALLFDKRLEMLMHIAEQEKADELECNASSIVPPSVVAPNEQEPI, via the exons ATGTCTTCACACGCTTTCACTACTATGTCTGACCTGGACAACATAGACTTAGACCCTGAGGATTTCAAATCATGTCTACCCTTAAAAAAAGTCCCATACGGCGACGTTTTCGAAGCGTCAAGAGCCGGGGACGTCGGCCGGCTAAAATACCTGTTAGAGTCAGGTGTGAATGTGAATGCGAGAGACCAATGGGATTCAGTGGCACTATATTATGCTTGTCTTGCTGGTCACCTTGATGCTGCCCGAATGTTATTGGAAAGTGGTGCTATTTGTTCCGAACATACTTTTGATGGTGACCGTTGCCATTACGCTGCCCTTAATCTTAAAGTTAGGAAATTGCTTAAAGCCTTTGAAGCTCGTCCTCCGCCACTTGGACCTTTGCAAGCTGCTTTAAGAGATACTTTTTTGGCTTGTTGGGCTAATAGGAACTATTTGGAACAATCCGAAGGTCAAGTTCCTATTTCGG GTAATTCAGAAAATGGAGGATCCAGCCCCAGCCACTTTCCTCCAGATGTTGTATTCTATGCGCATGGTAGGCCTATTGAAGCTCACAGAGTAATCTTGACTGCACGTTCGCCTTTCTTCAAAAAGAAATTTCAGACTGAGTGGAAGGATAGAAAGGAAATACGGTTCTCAAGGGAAAAACTGTCTTATCATGCTCTTTATAGCCTCATCCATTTCTTTTATTCCGACAGACTTGATATAGCAGTAGATGACATGGAAGATCTTGTCAGAATTTGCAAAGTTTGCAAATGCCATTCACTACAGAAAGTCCTCGAGAAAGAATTGATTCATCAAAAATATGCCGAGTACAAGGCACTAAGGGACGTGGATAACTCCCAAAAGCGGTTCATCTTGCAGGGAATCTCTCTCCCAGAAGAGGACCGTCTTCCCAATGCTTTGCATAAATCCCTTCAAATTTCTCTTGTGAATTCCAACAGAGAGCAGAACTTGAGCCTTGATGTTGATGGTCTTGTATGCCTTGTCAGTTCAATGCAGATTAGTGAGTATGAAGATGATCTGGCAGATGTTTGTGTCAGAGTTGATAAGAAGATTTTTCGTTGCCATCAAGTTGTCTTAGCATCAAGGTCTGAATATTTTAAAGCGAGGTTGTCGCGCATGAAGGATTTTCTGGAAGGAAGAGATCGTTTACCTGATAATGCACTTCCATGCATTGAGGAACATGATTTGACCGTTGGAGCTTTTGAGAAAATGATAGAGTATAT GTATACTGATGGATTAAAGGACATTGACCCTGATCAA GCTGAAGAGATGTTTGATGCTGCTTCGAGGTACCTGTTGTTTCCACTTAAACGTGTCGTAGCAGATGCGCTGCTGCCACATTTGGAAATGGTTCCTCCTGTTGAGTTGTGCCATTGGCTGGTATTATCAGACAT GTATGGTGTTTTTAAGATTCGGGAGTATTGTCTAGACGCAATGGCATGTAACTTTGAGACATTTGCGGATACTCAAGAGTTTAGGGCAATGCTTTTGACCCTCCCACCACCATCTGGGGATTCATCACTTCGTACAACTGCCCCGAGTGCTCCAGGAGCTGAGATGAACACAGCTGAAGGAAACCTTTTAGATGATTTGCGAGAGAAATGGCTAGAAGCTGAAGCCGCTGAACTTGATGAGAGAGATGAGAGTGCATTACTTTTTGACAAGCGCCTTGAGATGCTGATGCATATTGCAGAACAAGAAAAAGCTGATGAACTTGAATGTAATGCAAGTAGCATCGTGCCACCTTCAGTGGTTGCACCAAATGAACAAGAACCCATAtga